In bacterium, the genomic window CAGCGCTGGCACCACCACCGAGAGGTCGGGCCGGACGTCAGGCATGTCCCCTCCTGCGCGCGGCGACCCAGAGCACCTCGCGGCGCAGCCCCTCGCCGAACGGGACCTGCGCGACGTAGCCGATCTCGTCGCGGATGAGGCCGGGGTCGGCCCAGGTGTCGCGCACGTCGCCCTTCTCGACCGGCACGTGCTCGATCGCGACGCGGACCTCGGGCGCCGCCTCGCGCAGCAGGTCGCGCATGGCCGCCAGGGCCGCGGCCAGCGAGACGCGCGCGCCGCCGCCGACGTTGTACACCGCCCACGTTCCGGGCGCCTCGACCGCGCGGAGGTTCGCGTCCACCGCGTCGGACACGTAGGTGAAGTCCCGCGTCTGCGAACCGTCGCCGAAGACGATCCAGGGCTTCCCGTCGAAGGCCGCCTCGAGGAACTTGCGGAAGGCCATGTCGGGCCGCTGGCGCGGCCCGTAGACGGTGAAGTAGCGCAGGGACGTGGTGGGCACGCCGTGGTTGGCGCTGTAGAGCACGCAGAGGTGCTCGGCCGCCAGCTTGGTCACCCCGTACGGCGAGAAGGGCTGCGGCAGCGCGCGCTCGGTCACCGGCAGGTCGAGGCGGTCGCCGTACACCGAGCTGGAGCTGGAGTAGACGAACCGGACGAGCCCCGGCGCCACCCGCGGGTCGCGGCAGGCTTCCAGCAGGCGCTGGGTGGCGGCCAGGTTGCGCGCCAGGTAGTCGCCGAACAGGTGTCCCCAGCTGGCGCGCACGCCGGCCTGGGCGGCGAGGTGGAACACGGCGCGGCTGCCGGCGAGCAGCGCGACCGCGTCGACGTCGTTCAGGTCGGCGTGGTGGAAGACGAAGCCGGGCCGGCCCAGCAGCGGCGCCAGGTTCTCACGCTTGAGCGCCGGGTCGTAGTAATCGGTCAGCGCGTCGATGCCGACGACCTCGCAGCCCCGGTCCAGCAGGGCCTCGGCGAGGTGGCTGCCGATGAACCCGGCGCAGCCGGTGACCACGACGCGCGCCCCGCCCGCCAGGGCCGTCATGGCGCGCTCCCCGCGGCGCCCGCGGCGAGCAGGGCGTCGAGCTGCTGGCGCGCCACGGCGTCCTGCGGATCGTCGCGCAGGCGCTCCTGCATCCAGGTGACCGCCACGGCGTCCTCTCCCCGCTGCACCATGGCCTGGACCAGCTGCGGGATCAGGGCCTGCTCGTCCCTGGGCGGGATCGCCCCGTGGAGGCGCTGCACGTGGGCCGCCGCGTCTTGGGAGCGCCCGCGCTCGACCAGCACCATGGGGTAGATGTCGGTCACCATCGGGAACGTGGGGTCGAAGCTGCTGGCCAGCTCGAACGCGGTCTCCGCCTTGGCGATCATCTCGTCGTAGACGGCATCGGTGGCGTCGGGCGCCTGCGCCCGCATGATGAAGTCGTAGCCCGCGCGGATCAGGCCCGCCGGGTAGTTGCCCAGCAGGTTCTCGGCGTTGCGGTCGAAGTGGACATCCTCGCGGTGGCGACCGTTGTGCCGCCACAATCCCTCGAAACGCCAGTCCCGCTCGCCCAGGAGCTCGCGGACCTCAGCCTCGGGGCTCGGGTTCTGCGGCAGGTCGTTCAGGGCGCGGAACTCGGACCGGCGGCGCTCGGAATCGCCGTCCAGGGTGGCGCTGAAGTCGTAGACCCCGTAGCAGTTCGCCAGCAGACGGTCGCTGTCGACCGTGGGCATGCCGTCGGGACCCTTGACGCCGGTGAAACGGTAGGCCAGCCCCTCCATCTGGAGCATCGTGAAGTAGCGGGCCATGTTCTCCTGGGGGATCGTCACCGCGAAGAAGACCGGGCGCTGGCCGCGGTTCTGGATGATGTCGTGCACGATGTAGTCGCGCACGTACACGACCTCCTGCTTCCCGGTGTCGGGGTCCTGGTACAGCACGGGGCGCAGCTGCTCCAGCTGCGCGTCGTCGTAGGAGACGGGCATCGGCGGGGTGCGGCGCTTCATCTGCTTGACGTACCAGGGCAGGTTGATCAGCGCCAGGTTCACGACCGTGACGTCGCGGCGGAAGTCCTCCACCTCCTGCAGGTACCACAGCGGGTAGGTGTCGTTGTCCCCGTTGGTGAAGACGATGGCGCCGGGGTCCAGGCCCGCCAGGAGGTTCCAGGCGTACTCGTGCGCCGTGCGGTTCTCCGAGCGGTCGTGGCGGTACCACTTCGCGCTGCCGGGAGCGAGCGCGGGCAGGGCCGAGATCAGGATCAGCGCCGCCGCCGTCCCCGCCGCCGCCCGGCCGATTATGGCCGGCTTGGCGAGGCGGGCGCCGCGCGCCGCGAGCGGCCCCGAGAGGTAGCGCAGCAGCGCGGCGGCGCCCAGGCCGATGAACAGGGCGAAGAACATGAAGGCGGTGGAGAAGAAGTAGTCGCGCTCGCGGACCTCGTTGTCCGAGAAGTTGAGGTAGAGGTTCAGGATGTCGGCGTTGATCACGTAGTTCACCAGCAGCATCCAGTACCAGGGGCGGGCGCGGAAGAAGCCGTGGATCGCCCCGAGCAGGCCCAGGAACACCGGCACCAGGATCGTCAGCAGGCGCGTCGGGCGGAGCGAGCCGAGGTCCAGGAAGCTGAACTGGTCCAGCAGGAAGCCGTAGTAGTAGCGGATCTG contains:
- a CDS encoding GDP-mannose 4,6-dehydratase — protein: MTALAGGARVVVTGCAGFIGSHLAEALLDRGCEVVGIDALTDYYDPALKRENLAPLLGRPGFVFHHADLNDVDAVALLAGSRAVFHLAAQAGVRASWGHLFGDYLARNLAATQRLLEACRDPRVAPGLVRFVYSSSSSVYGDRLDLPVTERALPQPFSPYGVTKLAAEHLCVLYSANHGVPTTSLRYFTVYGPRQRPDMAFRKFLEAAFDGKPWIVFGDGSQTRDFTYVSDAVDANLRAVEAPGTWAVYNVGGGARVSLAAALAAMRDLLREAAPEVRVAIEHVPVEKGDVRDTWADPGLIRDEIGYVAQVPFGEGLRREVLWVAARRRGHA
- a CDS encoding DUF2723 domain-containing protein, with translation MLAPDWYRRPTFLIAAGVFVLATIVYCLTLSPTLSFWDCGEYITTAHTMGVPHQPGTPLYVLVGRFFDILLAPLVGTAAAVNFMSAFFSALALVFVYLTIQDIARRADPDSGWLPHAGGVVGALFLLFSETYWNNAIEAEVYGLAAFVVAFLTWLGLKWYDLRAEAHSDRLLYLAIYLLGLGVGFHLGTLLVYPGIFLLILMAGGRKLALADLLGVSAGLGLFLLSTMVKDDFVILGGLVLLLVYALSRAFGGKPFILIGCGVFLLGLSVHLILLIRAGLDPALNNTQPDNFQTLMSVLRREQYPPIDPMVRKADLWWQIRYYYGFLLDQFSFLDLGSLRPTRLLTILVPVFLGLLGAIHGFFRARPWYWMLLVNYVINADILNLYLNFSDNEVRERDYFFSTAFMFFALFIGLGAAALLRYLSGPLAARGARLAKPAIIGRAAAGTAAALILISALPALAPGSAKWYRHDRSENRTAHEYAWNLLAGLDPGAIVFTNGDNDTYPLWYLQEVEDFRRDVTVVNLALINLPWYVKQMKRRTPPMPVSYDDAQLEQLRPVLYQDPDTGKQEVVYVRDYIVHDIIQNRGQRPVFFAVTIPQENMARYFTMLQMEGLAYRFTGVKGPDGMPTVDSDRLLANCYGVYDFSATLDGDSERRRSEFRALNDLPQNPSPEAEVRELLGERDWRFEGLWRHNGRHREDVHFDRNAENLLGNYPAGLIRAGYDFIMRAQAPDATDAVYDEMIAKAETAFELASSFDPTFPMVTDIYPMVLVERGRSQDAAAHVQRLHGAIPPRDEQALIPQLVQAMVQRGEDAVAVTWMQERLRDDPQDAVARQQLDALLAAGAAGSAP